A portion of the Blastochloris tepida genome contains these proteins:
- a CDS encoding outer membrane protein, producing MRRLVIALLASTALVGTASAADLARKSVVSAPVVMAPNWTGFYVGGFIGYGWGSNDWSLVDNWNNWGGLSNDFDGFLGGAQIGYDYQFNNMVIGIQADITGASLEDKSWYLDEYYNNEASWIATVTGRLGFVADRALFYIKGGAAWADHDSSWSWIGDYYSSSGTRSGWTVGAGIEYAFAPNWTMFLEYDYYDFGDKNYYFPALDTTVKVDTDVSAVKIGVNYRFGGPSAVSARY from the coding sequence ATGCGTCGTCTCGTTATTGCGCTGCTTGCCTCGACTGCGCTGGTTGGGACCGCGTCTGCAGCGGATCTGGCTCGCAAGTCGGTGGTTTCTGCCCCGGTCGTGATGGCTCCGAACTGGACCGGGTTCTATGTCGGCGGCTTCATCGGCTACGGATGGGGCAGCAACGATTGGTCGCTTGTCGACAACTGGAACAACTGGGGAGGCCTGAGCAACGATTTCGACGGGTTCCTCGGCGGTGCGCAGATCGGTTACGATTACCAGTTCAACAACATGGTGATCGGTATCCAGGCGGACATCACCGGTGCGTCGCTGGAAGACAAGAGCTGGTACCTCGACGAGTACTATAATAACGAAGCGTCCTGGATCGCCACCGTGACCGGCCGCCTCGGCTTCGTCGCCGACCGCGCGCTGTTCTACATCAAGGGCGGTGCGGCCTGGGCTGATCACGACAGCTCCTGGTCTTGGATCGGTGATTATTACAGCTCGAGCGGCACCCGCTCCGGCTGGACCGTCGGCGCGGGTATCGAATACGCCTTCGCCCCGAACTGGACCATGTTCCTCGAATACGACTACTATGACTTCGGCGACAAGAACTATTACTTCCCTGCTTTGGACACAACTGTGAAGGTCGACACCGACGTCAGCGCGGTCAAGATCGGCGTGAACTATCGCTTCGGCGGCCCGTCGGCGGTGTCCGCTCGCTATTGA